A single genomic interval of Nostoc commune NIES-4072 harbors:
- a CDS encoding inorganic phosphate transporter, producing the protein MLLISLFIATLFLAYSNGANDNFKGVATLFGSRTCSYQTAILWATFTTFAGAVAATFVASRLIKNFSGKGLVPDAIANSPEFHLAVAIAAGLTVLIATFMGFPISTTHSLTGALVGAGLVAIGLKVNFAALGTSFILPLLLSPIIAIPLGAGIYSLYNYIISKWNLSVNQKMIDTCHFLSAGIVSFARGLNDTPKIFSLILVIEYFSIQGGMITIAIAMALGGLINSQKVAVTMSEKITSLNHTQGLSANIVTGILVIAASQFGLPVSTTHVSVGSIFGVGLTSKKANMSVFYQILLSWILTLPTAAIISAITYRLLQG; encoded by the coding sequence ATGTTGTTAATTAGTCTATTTATTGCCACGCTTTTTTTAGCATACTCGAATGGTGCAAATGACAATTTTAAAGGAGTTGCAACGTTGTTTGGTAGCCGAACCTGTAGCTATCAAACAGCAATTTTGTGGGCAACTTTTACAACTTTTGCTGGTGCAGTTGCTGCAACTTTTGTGGCAAGTAGGCTAATTAAAAACTTTTCTGGTAAAGGACTAGTGCCTGATGCGATCGCTAATTCACCAGAGTTTCATTTGGCAGTTGCGATCGCTGCTGGTTTAACTGTACTGATAGCCACCTTCATGGGGTTTCCCATTTCCACAACTCACAGTTTAACAGGCGCGCTAGTTGGCGCTGGATTAGTTGCGATCGGACTCAAAGTTAATTTTGCAGCTTTGGGAACTTCTTTTATTTTGCCTCTATTACTTAGTCCAATTATTGCTATTCCTTTGGGGGCAGGAATTTACAGTTTATATAACTATATAATTTCAAAATGGAATCTGTCAGTCAATCAAAAAATGATTGATACTTGCCATTTTCTCAGCGCTGGAATTGTCAGTTTTGCTAGAGGATTAAATGATACTCCCAAGATTTTTTCACTCATTCTAGTTATTGAATATTTTTCGATTCAGGGGGGAATGATCACGATTGCGATCGCAATGGCACTTGGCGGTTTAATCAACTCCCAAAAAGTTGCAGTAACCATGAGTGAAAAGATTACCTCATTGAATCATACTCAAGGCTTATCAGCAAATATAGTAACCGGAATTCTGGTAATTGCAGCTAGTCAGTTTGGGCTTCCGGTTTCTACCACTCACGTTTCAGTTGGTTCTATTTTTGGAGTAGGGTTGACTAGCAAAAAAGCCAATATGAGTGTTTTTTATCAGATACTATTGTCGTGGATTTTAACTTTACCTACTGCTGCAATTATTAGTGCAATAACCTATAGATTATTACAAGGTTAG
- a CDS encoding response regulator transcription factor, with protein MTHILLVEDEVKLARFVELELNYEGYQVSIAYDGLTALTAARKLHLDLVILDWMLPGLSGLEICRRLRSIAQKVPIILLTVKDEVSDRIAGLDAGADDYLVKPFSVDELLARVGDRLRRSQQVEGADVLEFQDLTLNRRTRQVYRDQRLIELTAKEFDLLEYLLAHPRQVITCDRILEEVWGYGFMGDANIIELQMRYLRLKLEANNEKCLIQTVSGGGYTLHD; from the coding sequence ATGACGCACATCTTACTGGTTGAAGATGAAGTCAAACTGGCACGATTTGTCGAATTGGAATTGAATTATGAAGGCTATCAAGTCAGTATTGCCTACGATGGATTAACTGCACTTACCGCAGCGCGTAAGTTACATCTAGATTTAGTAATTTTAGACTGGATGTTGCCTGGTTTATCGGGATTGGAAATTTGCCGCCGTCTGCGAAGTATTGCACAGAAAGTGCCGATAATCTTATTAACTGTCAAAGATGAAGTGAGCGATCGCATTGCAGGCTTAGACGCTGGTGCTGATGATTACCTGGTTAAACCCTTCAGCGTTGATGAATTATTAGCCAGAGTTGGCGATCGCTTGCGAAGAAGCCAGCAAGTAGAGGGTGCAGATGTTTTAGAATTTCAAGACCTGACTTTAAATCGTCGCACGCGCCAAGTGTACCGAGATCAGAGGTTAATTGAGTTAACTGCTAAGGAATTTGATTTACTAGAATATCTACTGGCCCATCCGCGACAGGTAATTACCTGCGATCGCATTTTAGAGGAAGTCTGGGGTTACGGCTTCATGGGCGATGCCAACATCATTGAACTTCAGATGCGCTACCTACGGCTGAAACTTGAAGCCAATAACGAAAAGTGCCTCATTCAAACTGTGAGTGGTGGCGGCTACACATTGCATGATTGA
- the arsS gene encoding arsenosugar biosynthesis radical SAM (seleno)protein ArsS (Some members of this family are selenoproteins.), whose product MQTQSKITPFKNKLNSPFKKKGITVLQINLGKRCNLACTHCHVEAGPKRTEELSPEVCEQLISLIHKFPEIKIVDLTGGAPEMNYGFKPLVEAARTTGKQVIVRSNLTIYFEDGFADLPEYFAQHQIRVVASLPCYLADNVDKMRGAGVFDSSVKALQWLNQLGYGKEPNLILDLVFNPQLPTNENFSLAPEQTNLERDYKMFLQEHFNIVFSKLFTITNLPVGRTKMHLERRKLYTSYLQFLESHFNPDTVEHLMCRDELSIDYLGNVYDCDFNQMMNLPAKNRNGETLTVSKLLEADSLDLISEIQTAAYCYGCTAGCGSSCGGALL is encoded by the coding sequence ATGCAAACTCAATCTAAAATTACACCATTTAAAAACAAACTCAATTCTCCTTTTAAAAAAAAGGGAATCACTGTTTTACAAATTAATCTAGGTAAGCGTTGTAACCTTGCTTGTACACACTGTCATGTCGAAGCTGGCCCAAAACGTACAGAAGAACTTTCTCCTGAAGTTTGCGAACAATTGATTTCGCTAATCCATAAATTTCCTGAAATTAAAATTGTAGATTTGACTGGTGGCGCACCAGAAATGAATTATGGATTTAAACCATTGGTAGAAGCAGCAAGAACAACTGGTAAACAGGTAATTGTCCGGTCTAATTTGACCATTTATTTTGAAGATGGATTTGCTGATTTACCAGAATACTTTGCTCAACACCAAATAAGAGTTGTGGCTTCCCTACCCTGCTACCTAGCAGATAATGTTGATAAAATGCGCGGTGCTGGTGTTTTTGATAGTTCAGTCAAAGCTTTGCAGTGGCTGAACCAACTCGGCTATGGTAAAGAGCCAAATTTAATTTTGGACTTGGTATTTAATCCTCAGTTACCCACGAATGAAAATTTTTCCTTAGCTCCCGAACAGACCAACCTAGAACGAGATTACAAAATGTTCTTACAAGAACATTTTAATATTGTGTTTAGCAAACTCTTTACTATTACCAACCTACCAGTTGGTAGAACCAAAATGCATTTAGAACGGAGAAAACTGTACACTAGCTATTTGCAGTTTTTAGAATCGCATTTTAATCCTGACACAGTTGAACATTTAATGTGCCGCGATGAACTTTCAATTGACTATCTAGGCAATGTATATGATTGCGATTTTAACCAAATGATGAATTTGCCTGCAAAAAACCGCAATGGTGAAACTTTGACAGTTAGCAAACTATTAGAAGCTGACAGTTTAGACCTGATTAGTGAGATACAAACTGCTGCTTATTGCTATGGCTGTACTGCTGGATGTGGTTCTAGTTGTGGCGGTGCTTTGCTCTAA
- a CDS encoding GNAT family N-acetyltransferase, whose translation MNQSNLSLPSGCMLRKATSGDQWSIRLLVFSAKLDPTQLNWQQFWVVECNRNLVACGQLRNFSGAQELGSLVVASPWRGRGLGTLLTQHLINTATQPLYLECLGERLAKFYSRFDFVPVSFEDLPEFPSTKGKSSLKGKFRFSQLAKRLFRVPVVFMEHRGNSS comes from the coding sequence ATGAACCAGAGCAATCTATCCTTACCATCTGGGTGTATGCTTCGCAAGGCAACCTCTGGGGATCAGTGGTCGATTCGGTTGCTGGTGTTTTCAGCGAAACTCGACCCAACTCAATTAAATTGGCAGCAATTTTGGGTAGTTGAATGCAATCGCAATCTGGTAGCTTGTGGACAGCTACGTAATTTCTCAGGGGCACAAGAACTTGGTAGTTTGGTCGTTGCATCACCTTGGAGAGGTCGCGGTTTGGGTACTTTGCTAACGCAGCATTTGATTAATACAGCAACGCAACCACTTTATCTTGAATGTTTAGGTGAACGATTGGCGAAGTTTTACAGTCGCTTTGACTTTGTGCCAGTATCTTTTGAAGACTTGCCAGAATTCCCCAGCACAAAAGGTAAGTCTTCGCTCAAGGGGAAATTTAGATTCTCGCAATTAGCTAAAAGGCTGTTCAGAGTTCCTGTGGTGTTTATGGAACATCGAGGTAATTCGTCATGA
- a CDS encoding Mo-dependent nitrogenase C-terminal domain-containing protein, protein MTSFIQTRLHNDLLHPVRQWLETIEIHNSKLAHFLCKAIPAQCPFERDITLFSRKLFHIPPMCKLNPLYDEVVGLRFKALCYLADKCGEDVTAYC, encoded by the coding sequence ATGACAAGTTTTATTCAAACCAGGTTACACAATGATTTACTCCATCCAGTCCGTCAGTGGTTGGAAACGATAGAAATTCATAACTCCAAATTGGCTCATTTCTTGTGCAAAGCTATTCCTGCTCAGTGTCCCTTTGAGCGAGATATCACGCTTTTTAGCCGGAAGCTGTTTCACATTCCTCCGATGTGTAAATTAAATCCCCTATACGACGAAGTGGTTGGTTTGCGTTTTAAAGCGCTCTGTTATCTTGCCGATAAATGCGGTGAAGATGTTACAGCCTATTGTTAA
- a CDS encoding class I SAM-dependent methyltransferase gives MTNDFFSNKKFLFDRWAPSYDWLFPSVFYRAVHKRLLEYVDLPESANVLDIGCGTGRLLERLATQFPDLQAIGLDLSANMLRVARQSNRHRPRLIYVEGKAESLPFADGQFDAVFSTISFLHYLEPKQVLSEIARVLSPGGRFYLVDFTSIKETEPQLLPLSTLGIRLYNPNQRQLLGSSAGLLCLNHHYLLGPVLLTVFAKPQI, from the coding sequence ATGACTAATGACTTTTTTAGTAACAAAAAGTTCCTTTTTGACCGATGGGCACCAAGTTATGACTGGCTCTTTCCTTCAGTGTTTTATCGAGCCGTTCACAAACGGTTGCTGGAGTATGTCGATTTACCAGAGTCAGCAAATGTACTTGATATCGGCTGTGGCACTGGACGCTTACTTGAGCGCCTTGCGACTCAGTTTCCCGACCTGCAAGCGATCGGATTGGATTTATCTGCTAATATGTTGCGGGTAGCTAGACAGAGTAACCGCCACCGTCCACGCTTAATTTATGTCGAGGGCAAAGCTGAGTCTCTTCCGTTTGCTGATGGTCAATTTGATGCTGTTTTCAGCACTATCAGCTTTTTGCACTATTTGGAACCTAAACAGGTGCTTAGTGAGATAGCACGGGTACTTTCTCCCGGTGGACGCTTTTACTTGGTTGATTTTACCTCCATAAAAGAGACAGAACCTCAATTATTGCCACTTTCTACCCTTGGAATTAGACTCTACAACCCTAATCAACGTCAACTTCTTGGCTCCTCGGCTGGGTTATTGTGTTTGAATCACCACTATTTACTAGGGCCTGTGTTGCTAACAGTTTTTGCTAAACCTCAGATTTGA
- the arsM gene encoding arsenosugar biosynthesis arsenite methyltransferase ArsM, translated as MTYLETAAQFYREVAETPQVGLCCVQSTPLQLPGLKIPLPMQEMNYGCGTTVHSMELGNQPTVLYVGVGGGLEALQFAYFSRHAGAVIAVEPVGAMREAAARNLEIAAQENPWFDTSFVEIREGDAFNLPVADSTVDIVAQNCLFNIFEPQDLTRALKEAYRVLKPGGRLQMSDPIATSQIPAHLQQDERLRAMCLSGALTYQQYTERITNAGFGQVEIRARRPYRLLDSQTYNLEEHLLLESLDSVSFKVAIPEDGACIFTGKTAVYAGLEPFFDDSAGHLLQRGIPAAVCDKTAAKLAAINPAEIIVTNSTWHYSGGGCC; from the coding sequence ATGACTTATCTAGAAACAGCAGCGCAATTCTACCGCGAAGTTGCCGAAACCCCGCAAGTTGGACTTTGTTGTGTGCAAAGTACACCCCTGCAACTACCAGGGTTGAAAATTCCTTTGCCAATGCAGGAAATGAACTATGGTTGTGGCACTACCGTTCACTCCATGGAACTAGGAAACCAACCTACCGTGCTGTATGTCGGTGTTGGTGGTGGCTTAGAAGCGTTGCAATTCGCTTATTTTTCCCGCCATGCAGGTGCTGTGATTGCCGTTGAACCGGTTGGGGCCATGCGGGAAGCAGCAGCACGCAATCTGGAAATTGCTGCTCAAGAAAACCCGTGGTTTGACACCAGCTTTGTAGAAATCCGCGAAGGGGATGCTTTTAACTTACCCGTTGCTGATAGTACCGTCGATATCGTGGCGCAAAATTGTCTTTTCAATATCTTTGAACCACAAGATTTAACCCGTGCTTTAAAAGAAGCCTATCGGGTATTAAAACCAGGCGGACGTTTGCAGATGAGCGATCCAATTGCCACTAGTCAAATTCCAGCACATCTTCAACAAGATGAACGACTGAGAGCCATGTGTTTATCAGGCGCACTCACATATCAACAGTATACTGAACGGATTACAAATGCTGGCTTTGGTCAAGTTGAAATTCGCGCCCGTCGTCCTTACCGTCTACTAGATTCTCAGACTTATAATTTAGAAGAACACCTACTTTTAGAAAGTCTGGATTCCGTCTCCTTTAAAGTTGCTATTCCAGAAGATGGTGCTTGTATCTTTACGGGAAAAACAGCAGTTTATGCTGGCTTGGAACCCTTTTTCGATGACTCAGCAGGGCATCTACTCCAGCGAGGGATTCCCGCAGCTGTGTGTGATAAAACTGCTGCTAAACTTGCCGCTATCAACCCAGCAGAAATAATTGTTACCAATTCAACCTGGCACTATAGCGGTGGTGGTTGCTGTTAA
- a CDS encoding alpha/beta fold hydrolase codes for MTTTLHWQERVGNQRDWVWRGWQTRYTYIRPSQNHHKTTPLILLHGFGASIGHWRHNLEVLGEHHTVYAIDMLGFGASEKAAANYSIELWVEQVYDFWKTFIRQPAILVGNSNGSLISMAAAATHPDMVLGMVMMSLPDPSLEQEAIPPVLQPVVRAIKNIVASPLILKPVFNFVRRPGVLRRWAGLAYANPEAITDELIEILAGPPQDKGSARAFSALFKAAIGINFSPSVKTVLPTLTIPMLLIWGQKDRFVPPALANQFAQYNEKLEVLNLEDVGHCPHDECPEQVNQAILDWIARWVSVGIAHRRHR; via the coding sequence GTGACCACTACATTACACTGGCAGGAACGGGTTGGTAATCAAAGAGATTGGGTTTGGCGCGGCTGGCAAACACGTTACACTTACATTCGCCCTAGCCAAAATCACCACAAGACAACACCATTGATATTGCTACATGGCTTTGGCGCTTCTATTGGTCATTGGCGACATAATTTAGAAGTGTTAGGTGAGCATCACACAGTTTATGCCATCGATATGCTGGGTTTTGGCGCTTCTGAAAAAGCCGCAGCTAATTACAGCATCGAACTCTGGGTTGAGCAAGTTTACGATTTTTGGAAAACATTTATTCGTCAACCAGCAATTTTGGTAGGCAATTCCAACGGTTCACTGATTTCTATGGCCGCCGCTGCCACTCACCCCGATATGGTGCTGGGTATGGTGATGATGAGTTTACCCGACCCTTCATTAGAGCAAGAAGCAATCCCGCCTGTACTGCAACCAGTTGTCAGAGCAATTAAAAATATTGTCGCTTCACCGTTGATTCTTAAACCTGTATTTAACTTCGTGCGCCGTCCTGGAGTGCTGCGTCGCTGGGCAGGTTTAGCCTATGCTAACCCAGAGGCGATTACCGATGAACTCATAGAAATTTTAGCAGGGCCTCCCCAAGATAAAGGTTCCGCTAGAGCTTTCAGTGCTTTGTTCAAAGCAGCAATTGGTATTAACTTTAGTCCCAGTGTCAAGACAGTATTACCAACCTTAACAATTCCGATGCTGTTAATTTGGGGACAAAAGGATCGGTTTGTTCCCCCAGCCCTTGCTAACCAATTTGCCCAATATAACGAGAAATTGGAAGTGCTGAATTTAGAAGACGTGGGTCATTGTCCCCATGATGAATGTCCTGAACAAGTCAATCAAGCTATTTTAGATTGGATTGCGAGGTGGGTTAGCGTAGGCATA